One window of the Actinomyces procaprae genome contains the following:
- a CDS encoding NADPH-dependent F420 reductase, whose protein sequence is MGYIPRPPRGRATGTKVVKRRPGSCSTRDDASTADFWGSDGGTGRSGLRDIGRSKVSTWRRTTPLEASRVSEYRSGQHCRTTCPNQPTRGTPMRIGIIGTGNIGASIVRALSAAGHDVAVANSRGPQTIPAELLVDGARPVTPAQAVEGAEVVILSVPLSAIPTLAPLLTDLPEDATVIDTSNYYPGRDGTDLLPAGMVESLWVSEQLGRPVAKAWNAIGSASLATKGTPAGTPGRIALPVAADRSIDKQRAMALVEETGFDAFDAGSLAESWRQQPGTPAYGTDLTLDSLPAALGRADAERAPERRDLVVKVFSSWLGAGTNPDAQWGVAVARLICGGPADPADAADPSKAEGSTAEH, encoded by the coding sequence TTGGGGTACATTCCACGACCACCCCGGGGTCGTGCAACAGGCACCAAGGTCGTAAAACGCCGCCCGGGGTCGTGCAGTACACGGGACGACGCAAGCACCGCGGACTTCTGGGGCAGCGACGGCGGTACGGGACGGTCCGGGCTCCGCGACATCGGCCGCTCCAAGGTCAGCACCTGGAGGAGAACCACACCCCTTGAGGCGTCACGAGTCTCTGAATACCGTAGCGGGCAGCACTGCCGCACCACGTGCCCGAATCAACCGACGAGAGGAACACCCATGCGGATCGGCATTATCGGAACCGGCAATATCGGCGCCAGCATCGTGCGCGCATTGAGCGCCGCCGGGCACGACGTCGCCGTCGCCAACTCCCGCGGCCCGCAGACCATCCCGGCCGAGCTGCTCGTTGACGGCGCCCGTCCCGTCACGCCCGCGCAGGCGGTCGAAGGCGCCGAGGTGGTCATCCTCTCGGTGCCGCTGAGCGCGATCCCCACACTGGCACCGCTCCTGACCGACCTCCCCGAGGACGCGACCGTCATCGACACCTCGAACTACTACCCGGGCCGCGACGGCACAGACCTACTGCCCGCCGGCATGGTCGAAAGCCTGTGGGTGTCCGAGCAGCTGGGTCGCCCCGTCGCCAAGGCGTGGAACGCCATCGGCTCGGCGTCACTGGCCACCAAGGGCACCCCCGCGGGAACCCCCGGACGCATCGCCCTGCCCGTGGCCGCAGACCGGAGCATCGACAAGCAGCGGGCCATGGCACTGGTCGAGGAGACGGGCTTCGACGCCTTCGACGCGGGCTCCTTGGCCGAGTCGTGGCGCCAGCAGCCCGGAACGCCCGCATACGGCACGGACCTGACGCTCGACTCGCTCCCCGCAGCGCTCGGGCGCGCCGACGCCGAGCGCGCCCCGGAGCGGCGCGACCTGGTGGTCAAGGTGTTCTCGAGCTGGCTCGGTGCCGGCACGAACCCGGACGCGCAGTGGGGAGTCGCCGTTGCGCGCCTCATCTGCGGCGGCCCCGCAGATCCCGCCGACGCCGCCGACCCCTCCAAGGCCGAGGGCTCCACGGCGGAGCACTAG
- a CDS encoding TetR/AcrR family transcriptional regulator, translated as MSASDAVAPPDGRTRYANGERRRAAITDAAMEVFAEQGYNNLSLRQIADAVGVSHTLLRHHFGKKEKLLEAVLKRREEAESEWRAALFAEHGLLEALPLIMEHNASIPGLIQLDAVMRAEAVNPDHPAHDYIVGLAQRFRAAVRTDLERERNAGRLRTDVDLDLAAMQLTALIEGVQAEWLLDRDVDMADVVRDFAEHLRRA; from the coding sequence GTGTCCGCTTCCGACGCCGTCGCCCCTCCGGACGGGCGCACGCGCTACGCCAACGGGGAGCGTCGCCGCGCCGCCATCACCGACGCGGCCATGGAGGTCTTCGCCGAGCAGGGCTACAACAACCTCTCGCTGCGTCAGATCGCCGACGCCGTCGGAGTGAGCCACACTCTGCTGCGCCACCACTTCGGCAAGAAGGAGAAGCTGCTTGAGGCGGTTCTGAAGCGGCGCGAGGAGGCCGAGTCGGAGTGGCGGGCCGCCCTGTTCGCCGAGCACGGCCTGCTTGAAGCGCTCCCCCTGATCATGGAGCACAACGCCTCGATTCCGGGCCTCATCCAGCTCGACGCCGTCATGCGCGCCGAGGCGGTCAATCCAGACCATCCCGCACATGACTACATCGTGGGCCTCGCCCAACGCTTCCGGGCCGCAGTGCGCACCGACCTGGAGCGCGAGCGCAACGCGGGGCGGCTGCGCACCGACGTCGACCTGGACCTGGCCGCCATGCAACTGACTGCACTAATTGAGGGTGTGCAAGCGGAGTGGCTGCTGGACCGCGACGTCGACATGGCCGACGTCGTACGCGACTTCGCCGAACACCTGCGCAGGGCCTAG
- a CDS encoding MFS transporter: MTTPPSTRHEGAEDAYTSAVVEGYEPRGGEGMYSAQAAPMSPEEEEAARITAKFGNPRKTIWLVLVAAIGGYIMMMGMGTALQLRLSVIDEGLATLVYSRATSLSALLMLAVVPIVGALSDRTLLRFGRRRPWIVGGYLVAFTCFLVIGYSASSIVIIGAYIVGIASAQAGFNAYSVIPVEGVPANMRGRIMGFMGLCGALAMSAGSYIAGALVDISTILLMTVPPALAIISALPLLLLYKDPQHSREEIPQGGTLDMFAHMFVNPVKHPNFGIVWLARFLAGAGMAAFLGFFVLYLIIGLHMSPAEAGAQAGHLSLMSAPVSIVVFIGSGWISDKLGMLRPLVALAAIIMAVGLIVAATSTTVAGFTVAWMIFAVGQPMYLTVDLALCAKVLPNEADAGKDMAVFGLALNLGNVLVPAVAPTLLGPASNNYPLLWGTAAALVFAGALLMPFVRGVK, encoded by the coding sequence ATGACCACCCCACCCAGCACCAGGCACGAAGGTGCCGAAGACGCCTACACCTCCGCCGTCGTCGAGGGCTATGAGCCTCGTGGCGGTGAGGGCATGTACTCCGCGCAGGCCGCCCCCATGAGCCCGGAGGAAGAGGAGGCCGCCCGCATCACCGCCAAGTTCGGCAACCCGCGCAAGACGATCTGGCTGGTGCTTGTCGCCGCCATCGGCGGCTACATCATGATGATGGGCATGGGCACGGCTCTGCAGCTGCGCCTGAGCGTCATCGATGAGGGGCTGGCCACCCTGGTCTACTCGCGGGCCACGTCCCTGTCCGCCCTGCTCATGCTCGCCGTGGTCCCGATCGTGGGGGCACTGAGTGACCGCACTCTCCTGCGCTTCGGCCGCCGTCGCCCCTGGATCGTAGGCGGCTACCTCGTCGCCTTCACATGCTTCCTCGTCATCGGATACTCGGCGAGCTCCATCGTCATCATCGGCGCCTACATCGTCGGCATCGCCTCCGCCCAGGCCGGATTCAACGCCTATTCCGTCATTCCCGTCGAAGGCGTTCCCGCCAACATGCGTGGACGCATCATGGGCTTCATGGGCCTGTGCGGCGCACTCGCGATGAGCGCCGGGTCCTACATCGCCGGCGCCCTCGTCGACATCTCCACCATCCTGCTCATGACTGTTCCCCCGGCGCTCGCGATCATCAGTGCCCTGCCGCTCCTGCTCCTCTACAAGGACCCGCAGCACAGCCGCGAGGAGATCCCGCAGGGCGGCACCCTGGACATGTTCGCCCACATGTTCGTCAACCCGGTCAAGCACCCGAACTTCGGCATTGTCTGGCTCGCACGCTTCCTCGCCGGCGCGGGCATGGCGGCCTTCCTCGGATTCTTCGTCCTCTACCTCATCATCGGCCTGCACATGAGCCCCGCGGAGGCGGGTGCCCAGGCCGGGCACCTGTCCCTTATGAGCGCCCCCGTGTCCATCGTCGTATTCATCGGCTCCGGCTGGATCTCCGACAAGCTCGGCATGCTCAGGCCCCTCGTCGCCCTCGCCGCCATCATCATGGCGGTCGGCCTGATCGTCGCCGCCACATCCACCACGGTCGCCGGATTCACGGTTGCCTGGATGATCTTCGCCGTCGGCCAGCCCATGTACCTGACGGTAGACCTCGCCCTGTGCGCCAAGGTCCTGCCCAACGAGGCCGACGCGGGCAAGGACATGGCCGTGTTCGGTCTCGCACTCAACCTCGGAAACGTGCTGGTGCCGGCCGTTGCCCCGACGCTGCTCGGCCCGGCGTCGAACAACTACCCGTTGCTGTGGGGCACGGCTGCTGCGCTCGTCTTCGCAGGCGCCCTGCTCATGCCGTTCGTCAGGGGCGTCAAGTAA
- a CDS encoding glycoside hydrolase family 1 protein, producing MTTPASAPAPTAPAPSFPEGFLWGTATASHQVEGGNVNNDVWLYEHVPGTMYAESSGDACDHYTRYREDIALLASLGLNSYRFSLEWSRIEPAEGEFSAVAIAHYRDMLRACREHGLTPLVTYHHFTSPQWLIARGGWEDADTPALFARYCRRVTEELGDLFDIACTMNEPNLAILLGEMGMCEREPAQRFGNPTWEGAARALGTTADKVAGFQLSATPQAYEIKCAAHKAAVQAIKAVKPEMQVGWTLANSDFHAAPGGEERVARMNEENNLRYLRVSEGDDFVGLQTYNRTVLGPDGPVPPEEGAVLNQGGEEIWPWAIGAVVRQAWDAVKMPIYVTENGLNTEDDAQRVDFLRTAIGEVGAAIADGVDVRGYMCWSAMDNFEWIFGYGPKFGIIAVDRDTQARTPKPSAHVLGEIALSNGACLSRD from the coding sequence ATGACCACCCCTGCATCCGCACCCGCCCCGACCGCCCCCGCCCCGTCCTTCCCCGAGGGCTTCCTGTGGGGCACCGCCACCGCCTCCCACCAGGTGGAGGGCGGCAACGTCAACAACGACGTCTGGCTGTACGAGCACGTACCGGGCACCATGTACGCCGAGTCCTCCGGGGACGCCTGCGACCACTACACCCGCTACCGGGAGGACATCGCCCTGCTCGCCTCCCTGGGGCTGAACTCCTACCGCTTCTCCCTGGAGTGGAGCCGCATCGAGCCGGCCGAGGGCGAGTTCTCCGCCGTCGCCATCGCCCACTACCGCGACATGCTGCGCGCCTGCCGCGAGCACGGGCTCACCCCGCTGGTGACGTACCACCACTTCACCTCCCCGCAGTGGCTCATCGCCCGCGGCGGCTGGGAGGACGCCGACACCCCCGCCCTATTCGCCCGCTACTGCCGTCGCGTCACCGAGGAGCTCGGCGACCTGTTCGACATCGCCTGCACCATGAATGAGCCGAACCTCGCCATCCTGCTGGGCGAGATGGGCATGTGTGAGCGGGAGCCCGCCCAGCGGTTCGGTAATCCCACCTGGGAGGGCGCCGCCCGCGCCCTGGGGACGACGGCGGACAAGGTCGCCGGCTTCCAGCTGTCGGCCACGCCCCAGGCCTACGAGATCAAGTGCGCCGCCCACAAGGCCGCTGTCCAGGCCATCAAGGCGGTCAAGCCCGAGATGCAGGTCGGCTGGACGCTGGCCAACTCCGACTTCCACGCGGCCCCCGGCGGCGAGGAGCGGGTGGCGCGCATGAACGAGGAGAACAACCTGCGCTACCTGCGCGTGAGTGAGGGTGATGACTTCGTCGGGCTGCAGACCTACAACCGCACGGTGCTGGGCCCCGACGGGCCGGTGCCGCCCGAGGAGGGCGCCGTGCTCAACCAGGGCGGGGAGGAGATCTGGCCCTGGGCGATCGGTGCCGTGGTCCGGCAGGCCTGGGACGCGGTCAAGATGCCGATCTACGTCACCGAGAATGGGTTGAACACGGAGGACGACGCCCAGCGGGTGGACTTCCTGCGCACCGCCATCGGTGAGGTCGGTGCCGCGATCGCCGACGGCGTGGACGTGCGCGGCTACATGTGCTGGTCGGCCATGGACAACTTCGAGTGGATCTTCGGCTACGGTCCCAAGTTCGGCATCATCGCCGTCGACCGGGACACCCAGGCGCGCACTCCCAAGCCCAGCGCCCATGTGCTCGGGGAGATCGCCCTGTCCAACGGGGCGTGCCTGAGCCGGGACTGA
- a CDS encoding alpha-L-rhamnosidase, producing MQITQTGPAPAPVNLTVDHQHAPLGVAVPRPVLSWQVPGEAPASAYELQVRGLDPATGTAVEPPVWATGRVEIPDPPASPWLPYDGEPLTSDADYTWRVRIWTDSAANAKPSPWADSAFSTSLLDGADVVADWVEPAQTPVELEPEASFATLFTPQEPVPAGDKLHPVKLVRQDLPRADVHAAPITRARLYLSAQGVIEASIDGAAVGDTVLAPGWTSYHTYTEFEVHDVTALLADPAGAPRPHTLGLRLGDGWFAGRATITGESGQYGTLLRGWWQLSITRADGTHLTWGPAANARCTESGPLRYSDIMIGEKRDDRLAAAVVGWDRPGFDDSDWDPVRIIPTAELDPATVLEPFRGEPVRRLLELPAARVITTPAGETVLDFAQVIAGRVRLRAVGPVGTEITLEHSEHLDADGNFFSNVQGPNKDQRDVWILAGTGTPQDPETYEPTFTFHGFRYARVTGYPGELRAGDAVAVVVGSDLEPAGDFTCSDERLNRLHTNTVWSQRANFLSIPTDCPQRERVGWTGDIQVFAPAATNNAQVHTFLARWLRNVRADQLADGRVVIISPFAPRQAAMEGQPGIGGITAAAGWGDAIIRVPLTLWERYGDVHTLRANYPAMQAWVEMQSRQAATELPPRLRGSDWEDTDRTSGWDGLDDAAAARQRLLWNSRMHFGDWLAPSTLSSGAQDAIMTAPHLTSEFVGAAFHAEALRTLAQVAQVLGHSDDAAAYRERWEAVRAAVAAEYIGADGAMAPDLQGMYVLALAFDIVGADDPDGGARRRAVADRLVRLVHEAGDHLDTGFLSVPFLLDVLVDSGHADAAWAVLMQDTVPSWLYEVAEGATTIWESWDAVAPDGTVGAMSFNHYAFGCVDDWLFRRLGGISPLAPGYRRVRVAPLTGGPVSWARSHRDTPFGRVEVAWERVDRAAQDANSAEAAADAAAAGLAAPDSTVHYEVTLPSGVTGELVTPNGDLRELTSGRTVLVA from the coding sequence ATGCAGATCACCCAAACCGGTCCCGCACCCGCCCCCGTCAACCTGACCGTCGACCACCAGCACGCCCCGCTCGGAGTGGCGGTGCCGCGGCCGGTGCTGTCCTGGCAGGTGCCGGGCGAGGCACCCGCGAGCGCCTACGAACTGCAGGTGCGCGGCCTCGACCCGGCCACCGGCACCGCCGTCGAGCCGCCGGTGTGGGCCACCGGCCGCGTGGAGATCCCCGACCCGCCCGCCTCGCCCTGGCTGCCCTACGACGGCGAGCCCCTGACCTCGGATGCGGACTACACCTGGCGGGTACGCATCTGGACCGACTCCGCCGCCAACGCCAAGCCCTCACCCTGGGCCGACTCGGCCTTCTCCACCTCCCTGCTGGACGGGGCCGACGTCGTCGCCGACTGGGTGGAGCCGGCCCAGACGCCGGTGGAACTGGAGCCGGAGGCCTCCTTCGCCACCCTGTTCACCCCGCAGGAACCGGTACCGGCCGGGGACAAGCTGCACCCGGTCAAGCTCGTGCGTCAGGATCTGCCCCGCGCCGACGTCCACGCCGCCCCGATCACCCGCGCCCGCCTGTACTTGAGCGCTCAGGGCGTGATCGAGGCGAGTATCGACGGCGCCGCGGTGGGCGACACCGTGCTGGCACCGGGGTGGACCAGCTACCACACCTACACCGAGTTCGAGGTCCACGACGTCACCGCCCTCCTGGCGGACCCCGCCGGGGCGCCCCGGCCCCACACCCTCGGCCTGCGCCTGGGCGACGGCTGGTTCGCCGGCCGGGCCACCATCACCGGGGAGTCCGGCCAGTACGGCACCCTGCTGCGCGGCTGGTGGCAGCTGTCGATCACCCGGGCCGACGGCACCCACCTAACCTGGGGGCCAGCCGCCAACGCCCGCTGCACCGAGTCCGGGCCGCTGCGCTACAGCGACATCATGATCGGCGAGAAGCGTGACGACCGGCTCGCGGCCGCCGTCGTCGGCTGGGACCGCCCCGGCTTCGACGACTCGGACTGGGATCCGGTGCGCATCATCCCGACCGCCGAGCTGGACCCGGCCACCGTCCTGGAGCCCTTCCGCGGTGAACCGGTGCGCCGCCTGCTGGAGCTGCCCGCCGCCCGGGTGATCACCACCCCGGCCGGGGAGACGGTGCTGGACTTCGCGCAGGTGATCGCCGGGCGGGTGCGGCTGCGCGCCGTAGGCCCGGTCGGCACCGAGATCACCCTGGAGCACTCCGAGCACCTGGACGCCGACGGCAACTTCTTCTCCAACGTGCAGGGCCCGAACAAGGATCAGCGCGACGTCTGGATCCTGGCCGGCACGGGCACGCCCCAGGATCCCGAGACCTACGAGCCGACCTTCACCTTCCACGGCTTCCGCTACGCGCGGGTGACCGGCTACCCCGGCGAGCTGCGGGCGGGTGACGCGGTCGCCGTCGTCGTCGGCTCGGACCTGGAGCCGGCGGGCGACTTCACCTGCTCCGATGAGCGCCTGAACCGGCTGCACACCAACACGGTGTGGTCCCAGCGCGCCAACTTCCTGTCCATCCCCACCGACTGCCCGCAGCGGGAGCGCGTCGGCTGGACCGGCGACATCCAGGTCTTCGCCCCTGCCGCCACCAACAACGCCCAGGTGCACACCTTCCTGGCCCGCTGGCTGCGCAACGTGCGCGCAGACCAGCTCGCCGACGGCCGCGTGGTCATCATCTCCCCCTTCGCCCCGCGGCAGGCGGCCATGGAGGGACAGCCCGGCATCGGCGGCATCACCGCCGCGGCCGGCTGGGGCGACGCGATCATCCGTGTGCCGCTTACCCTGTGGGAGCGCTACGGCGACGTCCACACCCTGCGCGCCAACTACCCGGCCATGCAAGCCTGGGTGGAGATGCAGTCGCGGCAGGCCGCCACCGAGCTGCCGCCCCGCCTGCGTGGCAGCGACTGGGAGGACACGGACCGCACCTCCGGCTGGGACGGGCTCGACGACGCCGCTGCCGCCCGGCAGCGGCTGCTGTGGAACTCGCGCATGCACTTCGGCGACTGGCTGGCGCCCTCGACCCTGTCCAGTGGTGCCCAGGACGCGATCATGACGGCGCCGCACCTGACCAGCGAGTTCGTCGGCGCCGCCTTCCACGCCGAGGCGCTGCGCACCCTCGCCCAAGTGGCGCAGGTCCTCGGGCACTCGGACGACGCGGCCGCCTATCGGGAGCGCTGGGAGGCGGTACGGGCCGCGGTGGCCGCGGAGTACATCGGTGCCGACGGCGCCATGGCCCCGGACCTGCAGGGCATGTACGTGCTGGCGCTCGCCTTCGACATCGTCGGTGCCGACGATCCGGACGGCGGCGCGCGGCGTCGGGCCGTGGCGGACCGGCTGGTGCGGCTGGTGCATGAGGCAGGCGACCACCTGGACACCGGCTTCCTGTCGGTGCCGTTCCTGCTGGACGTGCTGGTCGACTCCGGGCATGCGGACGCGGCCTGGGCGGTGCTCATGCAGGACACGGTGCCGTCCTGGCTGTATGAGGTGGCCGAGGGGGCGACCACGATCTGGGAGTCCTGGGACGCGGTCGCCCCGGACGGGACCGTGGGGGCGATGAGCTTCAACCACTACGCCTTCGGTTGCGTGGATGACTGGTTGTTCCGCCGCCTGGGCGGGATCTCCCCGTTGGCGCCCGGCTACCGACGGGTGCGGGTGGCGCCGCTGACCGGCGGGCCAGTGTCCTGGGCGCGCTCACACAGGGACACGCCCTTCGGCCGGGTGGAGGTCGCCTGGGAGCGCGTCGACCGGGCGGCGCAGGACGCGAACAGCGCGGAGGCTGCCGCTGACGCCGCAGCCGCAGGGCTCGCAGCTCCCGACTCCACCGTGCACTACGAGGTGACCCTGCCGTCCGGCGTCACCGGAGAGCTCGTGACGCCCAACGGCGACCTGCGCGAGCTGACCAGTGGGCGCACGGTGCTGGTCGCATAA